A window from uncultured Fusobacterium sp. encodes these proteins:
- a CDS encoding alanine--glyoxylate aminotransferase family protein, with the protein MYKANYLMMTPGPTMVRENVLRGRASFFGNPDLDPNFFVFYDELCKKTGKLFGAEKAQTIIMNGEGMLGLDSACASLTEPGDNVLVLSNGIFGEGFKGLVENYGGNVTLFETDLQKAFEIDKLRVFLEKNRNFKYATLVHCDTPSGVLNNIETICKLLKSVGILTVVDTVSAVGATRISVDEWGIDIALGGSQKAISAPSGLTIMTISDDAWKVILNRKSPIPSFYCNLSLWKNCVKEKLFPYTMPVSDLMAFDVAIDNIYKEGIDNVISRHYTAAEYVRTRLMDMGVELYLKSGYSPTVTAFYPPEGISCKEILDYMFENFEVMLADSYSYLNQKVIRLGHMGENARFYRLDYTLKSLEKTLRALRNK; encoded by the coding sequence TTGTATAAAGCAAATTATTTAATGATGACTCCTGGACCTACAATGGTTAGAGAAAATGTATTAAGAGGAAGAGCAAGTTTCTTTGGAAACCCTGATCTTGATCCTAATTTTTTTGTTTTTTATGATGAACTTTGTAAAAAAACTGGAAAACTTTTTGGTGCTGAAAAAGCTCAAACTATCATTATGAATGGAGAGGGAATGCTTGGACTTGACAGTGCTTGTGCTTCTCTTACTGAACCTGGAGATAATGTTTTAGTTCTTTCTAATGGAATCTTTGGTGAAGGATTTAAAGGATTAGTCGAAAATTATGGAGGTAATGTTACTCTTTTTGAAACTGATCTTCAAAAAGCTTTTGAAATTGATAAATTGAGAGTATTCCTTGAGAAAAATAGAAACTTTAAATATGCTACTCTTGTTCATTGTGATACTCCTTCTGGTGTTTTAAATAATATTGAAACTATTTGTAAGCTATTAAAATCTGTAGGTATATTGACAGTTGTAGATACAGTATCTGCTGTTGGAGCAACTCGTATATCTGTTGATGAATGGGGAATTGATATAGCTCTTGGAGGATCTCAAAAAGCTATCTCTGCTCCTTCTGGATTAACTATTATGACTATAAGTGATGATGCTTGGAAGGTAATTTTAAATAGAAAATCTCCTATTCCTTCTTTCTACTGTAATCTATCACTTTGGAAAAACTGTGTTAAGGAAAAACTATTCCCTTACACTATGCCTGTAAGTGATTTAATGGCTTTTGATGTTGCTATTGACAATATCTATAAAGAGGGTATTGATAATGTTATTTCAAGACATTATACAGCTGCTGAATATGTTAGAACAAGATTAATGGATATGGGAGTTGAGCTTTATCTTAAATCTGGATACTCTCCAACTGTTACAGCATTCTATCCACCTGAAGGAATTAGTTGTAAAGAGATTCTTGATTATATGTTTGAAAACTTTGAAGTTATGCTTGCAGATTCATACTCTTATCTAAATCAAAAAGTTATTAGATTAGGACATATGGGAGAAAATGCTCGTTTCTATAGACTTGACTACACATTAAAATCTCTTGAAAAAACTTTAAGAGCTTTAAGAAATAAATAG